The segment TGAATATCCACCCTTGTCCTTCTGCCACATGGCCAcaaacccagggcagcagggcagggatggctccttGAGAGCCCCCacgcacagccctggctgctcctggcacactcagccagcacagctggagctcaggcagGGACCTGGGTGAAGGTTTGCCCAGAGCAGGAAGAAGGGTGGGTgagtcccagcaggacaggctaCAGGGAATGGCCCAGGTTTGGCTCCAAGCAGCCTCTCCTGACTtgtcactgtcctttctccatgaacaggtgcccatgtgcagccacagccaatgtccaacagcagctccatcagccacttcctcctgctggcactggcagagacgcggcagctgcagctcctgcacttctgcctcttgctgggcatctccctggctgccctcctgggcaacggcctcatcatcagcgccgtagcctgcggccaccacctgcacacgcccatgttcttcttcctgctcaacctggccctcagcgacctgggctccatctgcaccactgtccccaaagccatgcacaattccctctgggacaccagcaccatctcctacacagCATGTGCTGCACAGGTTTTCCTGATTATCTTCTTCCTTGGAACAGAGCTTTCCCtcctgaccatcatgtgctacgaccgctacgtgtccatctgcaaacccctgcactacgggaccctcctgggcagcagagcttgtgcccacatggcagcagctgcctgggccagtggcTTTCTCTATTCACTGCTGCACAcggccaatacattttccctgcccttgtgccatggcaatgccctcAGCCAGTTTTTCTGTGAGGTGCCCcagatcctcaagctctcctgctccaaatcctacCTCAGGGAACTTGGGCTCATTGCAGTTAGTGGCTGTTTAGCACTtggttgttttgtg is part of the Vidua macroura isolate BioBank_ID:100142 chromosome 30, ASM2450914v1, whole genome shotgun sequence genome and harbors:
- the LOC128820729 gene encoding olfactory receptor 14C36-like; amino-acid sequence: MSNSSSISHFLLLALAETRQLQLLHFCLLLGISLAALLGNGLIISAVACGHHLHTPMFFFLLNLALSDLGSICTTVPKAMHNSLWDTSTISYTACAAQVFLIIFFLGTELSLLTIMCYDRYVSICKPLHYGTLLGSRACAHMAAAAWASGFLYSLLHTANTFSLPLCHGNALSQFFCEVPQILKLSCSKSYLRELGLIAVSGCLALGCFVFIVFSYVQIFRAVLKIPSEQGRHKAFSTCLPHLAVVSLFLSTGIFYYLKPPSMSSPSLDLALSVLYSVVPPALNPLIYSLRNQELKAAVRRLMTGCFQEH